The Dehalococcoidia bacterium DNA window AGGGATTGGGGATTTTGGCGTTTCCCCTGGCTTTTGCCCTGGCACCCGCCCTGCGCGACCGGGGATGGAGCCTGGCCAAACCCCTTGCCCTCCTGCTCACCACCCTGCTCCAGTGGTGGCTGGCCAGTTTCGGCCTCCTTCCCAGCACCCGGTGGAGCCTCGCCCTGATCATCGCCCTGTGGGGGGTGGTCGCGCTGGCTTTGGCCTATCGTCAACGCCGCACCGTGGCCCAGTGGCTACGGGGTAACTGGGGCGTCGTCTTGGCGACGGAGGGGGTCTTCGTGCTGCTGTTCACCGTGTGGACAGTGTACCGCGCCTACACCCCCGAGATCGTCCACACCGAACAGCCCATGGATCTGATGCTCTACACCGTTGCGGGGCGCGCCCGCTGGTTCCCCCCGGAGGACGCGTGGTTGGCAGGCCTGCCCGTCAGTTACTACTATGGGGGCCACTTGATCTCCGCCCTGCTGGGGAAACTGGCGGGCGTCCCCAACGGCATCGGCTACAACCTGGCCCTTTCCACGGCGGCAGCTTTGGCGGGGGTGGGGGCTTTCGGCATCGGGGCCTCCCTGGTAACAGGGCGGGGGTGGATCCTGGCTGGGGGGGCGAGCACCCTCGCCCTGCTGTTCCTCCCCAACCTGGAGGGGGTGTTGGAACTAGGGCGGGCGTTGGGGTTAGGCTCTTCTGCCTTCTGGCAAGCGGTGGAGATCAAGGGATTAGAGGCTCCCCTGCCTTCCTCCCAGTGGTATCCTACTGACGGCTGGTGGTGGTGGCGTGCCACGCGGGTCATTGACACCCTCCGCAACGGCCACAGCCTGGACTACACGATTCACGAGTTTCCCTTCTTCAGTTTCCTGCTGGGCGACCTGCACCCCCACGTGAATGGGTTGCCTTTCCTCATCGGACTAATAGGGCTAGCAAGCGGCCTGGTCTTGCACGGCGAGACCTTATCCTGGGGGTGGCTCCCCAGACGAGCTGGCATCCTCCTCGTGATGGGCGTGTGGGCGGGAGCCCTGGGCTTCATCAACGCCTGGGACCTGCCCTTGGGCCTGGTGGTGGTGTGGGGGGCCATCCTGTTGGTGGCCTGGCGCAGCGAACCGCCTGCGAAGGTCTTGTCGGTCAAGGCGCTGGCAGTGGCGGGGGTAGCCTGCCTGGGCGTGGCCGTGGTGGCGGTGGTGCCCTTCCTGCCCTTCTATGCCCACCTGG harbors:
- a CDS encoding DUF2298 domain-containing protein; this translates as MGETLRWVAVVEGLGILAFPLAFALAPALRDRGWSLAKPLALLLTTLLQWWLASFGLLPSTRWSLALIIALWGVVALALAYRQRRTVAQWLRGNWGVVLATEGVFVLLFTVWTVYRAYTPEIVHTEQPMDLMLYTVAGRARWFPPEDAWLAGLPVSYYYGGHLISALLGKLAGVPNGIGYNLALSTAAALAGVGAFGIGASLVTGRGWILAGGASTLALLFLPNLEGVLELGRALGLGSSAFWQAVEIKGLEAPLPSSQWYPTDGWWWWRATRVIDTLRNGHSLDYTIHEFPFFSFLLGDLHPHVNGLPFLIGLIGLASGLVLHGETLSWGWLPRRAGILLVMGVWAGALGFINAWDLPLGLVVVWGAILLVAWRSEPPAKVLSVKALAVAGVACLGVAVVAVVPFLPFYAHLDSRVHGILPVRGPVSQGKHLLIVWGQFGLLLLPGCVGALVRVLRSGVRARDGVVVLLGVAVLLLVWLMGALVVGVPGVGRRFLHALPFLVGGGLAILGSLTAVRKDTSLALLWGLIGIGVFLVLVPELFYVVDTFGTRMNTVFKLHYQAWALLALAVGPALYYGKRFAQGRPVLARMWTVWAVATGLVVLLLSYYPVAASVSKAISTPGSPTLDGLAYLDRFGRQGERGIIAVLHQVSEPGDVLVEAVGDAYTEYGFIAAATGIPTLLNWPGHQVQWRRTPTVMDGRAEAVQTIYTTSSEEDLRSLLEKYRVTYVVVGPRERRKYGQVNEALLERVLHKVLEMDGYALYRRR